Genomic segment of Ruegeria sp. TM1040:
GTGGAGGGCGCAGCAACGGCACGTGCCACCGCCAAAACGGCCCAAGAGATGGGATTGGAGATGCCAATCACGCAAACGGTAACCAATTTGTTGGATCAAAGGTTGACGATCTCCGACGCGGCGGATCAATTGCTTAAAAGGCCATTAAAAGAGGAATAAAATGCTCATTGCATTGATTGCCCGCGACAAACCCGACCATCTGCAGACGCGCCTCGACAATCGTGCGGCGCATCTCGCCTATATCGAAGAGACCGGCGTTGTTGCGCAGGCGGGCCCGCTTTTGGACCAAAACGGCGAGATGGTTGGCTCTCTGGTGATCCTCGACGTGGAGGACATGGCCGCCGGTGAAGCCTGGGCCGCAAACGACCCCTACAACAAGGCCGGACTCTTTGAGGCCGTTGAACTTATCACCTGGAAGAAGGTGATCGGCTGATGGCGTATTGGCTGTTCAAATCCGAACCAAACACCTGGGGCTGGGACGATCAAGTCGCCAAAGGGGAAGCTGGTGAGGAATGGGACGGCGTGCGCAACTACCAGGCCCGCAACTTCATGCGGGAAATGAAACTGGGCGACCGCGGATTCTTCTATCACTCATTGAAAGAAAAATCCGTGGTTGGCATTGTCGAGGTCTGCGCCAAATCCCACCCGGACAGCACAACAGATGATCCGCGTTGGGACTGCGTGGACATCAAAGCCATTCGCCCGTTTGTAAAACCGGTCTCCCTTGATCAGATCAAGTCGAACCCGATGCTTGAGAACATGGTTCTTGTCAAAAACTCGAGGCTCTCGGTGCAACCGGTGACAGATGCGGAGTGGCAAGAGATCTGCAAGATGGGGGATACACCTGCAGATTGACCCGGCGAGCAAAACTGGCATGCTGACTCTGACAAATGTCTGCGAGGAATGGCATGGAAATTCTCAGCGTAATTGCCGCGACCATCGCGGCCTTTGTTGCGGGCGCGGCCTATTATGGTGCGCTGGCTGAGCCTTGGATGGCGGCATCAGGCGTCGAACGAGATGAAAACGGCAAACCCA
This window contains:
- a CDS encoding YciI family protein; its protein translation is MLIALIARDKPDHLQTRLDNRAAHLAYIEETGVVAQAGPLLDQNGEMVGSLVILDVEDMAAGEAWAANDPYNKAGLFEAVELITWKKVIG
- a CDS encoding EVE domain-containing protein; protein product: MAYWLFKSEPNTWGWDDQVAKGEAGEEWDGVRNYQARNFMREMKLGDRGFFYHSLKEKSVVGIVEVCAKSHPDSTTDDPRWDCVDIKAIRPFVKPVSLDQIKSNPMLENMVLVKNSRLSVQPVTDAEWQEICKMGDTPAD